One Euphorbia lathyris chromosome 1, ddEupLath1.1, whole genome shotgun sequence DNA segment encodes these proteins:
- the LOC136201705 gene encoding plastidic glucose transporter 4 → MQTSIYAVKGSGSSLNVGFESQKRWRLLAPGSLGGGFRKRSSVIVSSLNENGCMSAHTNCFGLRSVDSVSMGTELVRTAFSRSRSVKAIASGGDIEEAAPMNPHKKSTGTVLPFVGVACLGAILFGYHLAVVNGALEYLAKDLGIVENTVVQGWVVSTLLAGATVGTFTGGALADRFGRTRTFQLDAIPLIMGAFLTTTARSVQTMIIGRLLAGIGIGISSAIVPLYISEISPTEIRGALGSINQLFICIGILLAMVAGLPLAGNPSWWRTMFGIAVVPAVLLVLGMSFSPESPRWLFQQGKISEAEKAIKTLYGKERVYEVMQDLAAGGQGSGEPEAGWFDLFSSRYWKVVSVGVALFFFQQMAGINAVVYYSTAVFRSVGIASDVAASALVGAANVFGTTIASSLMDKQGRKSLLITSFCGMAASMLLLSLSFTWKVLAPYSGTLAVLGTVCYVLSFSLGAGPVPALLLPEIFSSRIRAKAVSLSMGMHWISNFFIGLYFLSVVNKFGISTVYLGFSAICVLAVFYIIGNVVETKGKSLEEIERELSPLS, encoded by the exons ATGCAGACTTCAATATATGCAGTCAAAGGCAGCGGTAGTAGTTTAAACGTTGGTTTTGAGTCTCAAAAACGGTGGAGACTTCTTGCTCCTGGTAGTCTCGGTGGTGGTTTTAGGAAAAGAAGCTCTGTAATAGTGTCCTCTTTGAACGAGAACGGTTGCATGAGTGCCCATACTAATTGCTTTGGATTGCGGAGCGTCGATTCCGTTTCTATGGGAACCGAGCTCGTGCGAACTGCTTTTTCAAGGTCCCGTTCGGTTAAAGCTATAGCATCCG GTGGAGATATTGAGGAAGCCGCTCCTATGAATCCGCATAAAAAGTCTACTGGGACTGTTTTGCCATTTGTCGGTGTTGCGTGTTTAGGAGCGATCTTGTTTGGTTACCATCTGGC GGTGGTGAATGGTGCTCTTGAGTATCTTGCCAAGGATCTTGGAATTGTTGAAAACACTGTCGTACAGG GATGGGTTGTTAGCACACTACTTGCTGGTGCCACTGTTGGTACATTTACCGGTGGAGCATTGGCAGACAGGTTTGGCAGAACAAGAACATTTCAATTAGATGCCATTCCTCTCATAATGGGAGCATTTCTCAC TACCACAGCACGGAGTGTTCAGACTATGATAATTGGCCGTCTACTTGCTGGTATAGGAATTGGAATATCCTCTGCTATTGTGCCACTTTACATATCTGAG ATCTCACCAACTGAAATTCGTGGTGCACTGGGGTCTATAAACCAACTTTTCATCTGTATTGGgattcttttggcaatggtggCTGGATTACCATTAGCAGGAAATCCTTCATG GTGGAGAACAATGTTTGGTATTGCAGTTGTCCCCGCTGTCCTATTGGTACTGGGAATGTCATTTTCTCCCGAAAGCCCTAGATGGCTTTTTCAG CAAGGCAAAATTTCTGAAGCAGAGAAGGCCATAAAGACACTTTATGGAAAAGAAAGAGTTTATGAGGTTATGCAAGACTTGGCAGCTGGAGGTCAGGGTTCTGGTGAGCCAGAAGCAGGATGGTTTGATCTATTTAGCAGCCGCTATTGGAAAG TCGTGAGTGTGGGTGTGGCACTTTTCTTCTTCCAACAGATGGCAGGGATAAATGCTGTGGTGTATTATTCTACTGCTGTGTTCCGCAGTGTTGGAATTGCATCTGATGTTGCAGCAAGTGCACTTGTTGGGGCAGCAAATGTCTTtg GAACAACTATTGCGTCATCTTTAATGGACAAACAAGGACGTAAGAGTCTCCTGATTACAAGTTTTTGTGGAATG GCTGCTTCCATGTTGCTGCTTTCCTTGTCTTTCACTTGGAAGGTTCTGGCACCGTATTCTGGCACCCTTGCTGTTCTTGGAACTGTTTG CTACGTGTTGTCTTTTTCACTTGGTGCTGGGCCTGTGCCTGCTCTTCTTCTGCCAGAAATATTTTCCTCCAGAATCAGAGCGAAAGCTGTTTCTTTATCCATGGGCATGCATTGG ATCTCGAATTTTTTCATAGGTCTCTATTTCTTGAGCGTTGTAAACAAGTTTGGGATCAGCACTGTCTATTTGGGATTTTCAGCTATCTGTGTTCTTGCCGTTTTTTACATAATAGGAAATGTTGTGGAAACAAAGGGAAAATCCTTGGAAGAAATCGAGCGAGAGCTTAGCCCTTTATCTTGA